The genome window CTTTTTCTTTAGGGACTGAAGGGTATCTATCACTTGAGCCAGTTTCTCTCTTTCTTCCTTTGGAAGTTCAGCCACCTTACTATCAACCTGAATCTGTTGAGTTGCAACCATATTAACTTCATCAGGAACCTTTGGAAGAAGTCCCATGCTTTGCATTATCTGGACTCCACGAGCGTTGGTTTCTCTGATTTCTGCCAAGACCATAACTTTCTCTCTTACATCCTTGGCTTTATCGTAGTTCTTCCAGAGCTCTTTCTCTATAGCTTGAAACTTGACTTTCACATCCCAAGGATGGAGTCCATCCTCATCCCCTTCCCTGATTTCCTTAACTATTTGATGAATTCTCTGAGGAGTCTTACCAAGGAGCTTTGCTATTTCAGTCTGAGAAAGTCCACGGGCAAGCAGTTTTATAACCTTACTTCTTAGCTCGTAACTCTTTTTTGACTTAGTGACCTTCTTCGCCATCTCTTTAAAATCCCTCTCTATAAAGGTGAAACTTTAAAGTCCATTTCAAATTTCCTGATTATCGTTCAAATCAGAAAATCCCTGTGGTTCTAAGCTTTCGCCGTTTTCCTCAAGGTCTCTTTGAATAGCATAGGCAATTCCAGCTACAACGTAACCGTTCTCTATTTCTGTAATAGGAGCTTTTATTAGCTTCATAAAGGCTTCTTCATCTGTCATTTGGAGGTCTCTTTTGTACTTTTCTATCAGGGTTTTAACTACGTTCATGTTTTCACGGGAGAGCATAACTGTAAAGGCTTCTCTTTTTACATTTTCTATTTGCCCTTCG of Balnearium lithotrophicum contains these proteins:
- a CDS encoding helix-turn-helix domain-containing protein; this translates as MAKKVTKSKKSYELRSKVIKLLARGLSQTEIAKLLGKTPQRIHQIVKEIREGDEDGLHPWDVKVKFQAIEKELWKNYDKAKDVREKVMVLAEIRETNARGVQIMQSMGLLPKVPDEVNMVATQQIQVDSKVAELPKEEREKLAQVIDTLQSLKKKKLEEKK